From one Montipora capricornis isolate CH-2021 chromosome 10, ASM3666992v2, whole genome shotgun sequence genomic stretch:
- the LOC138022056 gene encoding LOW QUALITY PROTEIN: serine/threonine-protein kinase greatwall-like (The sequence of the model RefSeq protein was modified relative to this genomic sequence to represent the inferred CDS: substituted 1 base at 1 genomic stop codon) encodes MDEPSSEGRKNRHVHKPTCIDDFDIIKPISRGAFGQVFLARRRDKDKQFYAVKVVKKTDVVNKNMIEQVVAERDALAISKSPFIVNLFYSFQSKDKIFLVMEYLIGGDCKSLLHNLGYFDEEMSRVYIAQVVLALEYLHNHGIIHRDIKPDNLLISDEGKIKLTDFGLSRLTMERKPSFIDVMSTPSVNKCEKASSSFYRTPGQVMSLTSNFTFSLSAAKPINRSRLNNSCLALQQHLSTTPISRDSPVCGRQRLPCATPGGTPKGLGTKKRTQFNSKVSQRTFDINDPPETPFTSAEKNVRNRSPEEENVLPACKKPRHAGLTAEIDALSLKELRGSAPPREPLREISSFTPQRPTEKRTTTLSFNSISDAPLASSPFNSLKSPMECESPPMNGDTSTSPDGKFITPPNPGSCASLNLKCGSPRNRTGTIMEYLKEKKQSTPANMRNACKERAVSAATPLTPLTRRVIGPEVPFTSGYVSETTSEEESDADRGSPADKLKDGTRELNSPVKTEKFNASGSSGFNESPHNTLGAQKASSWSGHSDINCTPTKPIPQASDEVMKTASEKRSSFSERRESGVALLPPSPLVGATTVSRDRCFTIEFEDPPNVSNVNSTHETFSDENSSYCEPSQTRPRSCSIAFETSNHNMQKSEKVYSNSVQEFXMENISPLVATESPMDVTFKSRASSKGTPAQMDMSQQWHHTSAPLIRTPFRTPKSCRRGKRPQTSPPKNRILGTPDYLAPEILLGHDHTPAVDWWSLGVCLYEFLTGVPPFNDDTPELVFSHIMQRELLWPEGDEALSEIAEGAVESILILHAEHRPGALEIQRLPFFLSLDWSSLHNHPPPFVPRPDDITDTTYFDARNTIQNLRMSSFSH; translated from the exons ATGGACGAACCATCTTCAGAAGGCCGGAAAAACCGTCACGTTCACAAG CCAACCTGCATAGATGATTTTGACATCATAAAGCCAATCAGTAGAGGAGCATTTGG GCAAGTTTTCCTTGCTCGGAGGAGGGACAAAGATAAACAGTTTTATGCTGTCAAGGTTGTGAAAAAGACTGATGTTGTCAACAAAAACATGATTGAGCAAG TTGTTGCAGAGCGGGATGCACTTGCAATCTCAAAAAGCCCTTTCATTGTCAATCTGTTCTACTCATTCCAATCAAAGGACAAAATATTTCTG GTGATGGAGTACTTGATTGGTGGTGACTGCAAATCCTTGTTGCATAATCTGGGATACTTTGATGAGGAAATGTCAAGAGTTTATATAGCACAG GTTGTCTTAGCACTGGAGTATCTTCATAACCATGGAATTATTCACAG AGACATCAAACCAGACAACCTCCTTATTTCCGATGAAGGAAAGATCAAATTGACAGATTTTGGACTCTCAAGATTAACAATGGAGCGAA AGCCCAGCTTTATTGATGTAATGAGTACCCCATCTGTAAACAAATGTGAGAAGGCCAGCTCAAGTTTCTACAGAACTCCTGGGCAAGTGATGTCATTGACCTCAAATTTCACCTTT TCCCTGTCTGCAGCAAAGCCAATTAACAGGTCGCGACTGAACAACAGCTGTTTGGCATTACAACAACACTTGAGCACAACACCCATATCACGTGACTCTCCAGTTTGTGGCCGGCAAAGACTTCCTTGTGCGACGCCAGGTGGAACTCCTAAAG GTCTTGGCACAAAGAAGCGAACTCAATTCAACTCCAAAGTTAGCCAAAGAACGTTTGATATCAACGATCCTCCAGAAACGCCCTTTACTTCTGCGGAAAAAAACGTCAGAAACAGATCCCCTGAGGAAGAGAATGTATTACCAGCCTGTAAGAAACCTCGACATGCTGGCCTCACCGCCGAAATTGACGCTTTATCACTAAAAGAACTCCGAGGAAGTGCTCCGCCCAGAGAACCTCTGCGGGAAATATCTTCCTTTACTCCTCAGAGGCCGACGGAAAAGCGAACAACTACGTTATCATTCAATTCAATCTCGGATGCTCCTTTGGCTAGTTCGCCTTTCAATTCGCTCAAGAGTCCTATGGAATGCGAGAGTCCCCCTATGAACGGCGACACGTCAACCAGCCCCGATGGAAAGTTCATCACCCCTCCAAACCCCGGATCCTGTGCCTCGTTAAATCTCAAATGTGGCAGTCCGCGCAACAGAACAGGGACGATTATGgagtatttgaaagaaaagaagcaatCAACCCCTGCAAACATGAGGAACGCTTGTAAAGAGCGAGCAGTAAGCGCCGCGACACCGTTAACACCGCTAACACGACGAGTTATTGGCCCTGAGGTACCTTTCACTTCTGGTTATGTCAGCGAGACAACGAGCGAAGAGGAAAGCGATGCTGATCGAGGATCCCCCGCAGACAAACTGAAAGACGGAACCCGCGAGTTAAACAGTCCTGTAAAAACTGAGAAATTCAATGCAAGTGGAAGTTCAGGTTTTAACGAAAGTCCCCACAATACGCTTGGTGCGCAGAAGGCATCTTCGTGGTCAGGGCATTCAGATATTAATTGTACTCCCACAAAACCGATACCCCAAGCTTCTGATGAGGTTATGAAGACAGCGAGTGAAAAAAGAAGCAGCTTTTCTGAAAGGCGCGAGAGTGGGGTCGCTCTGCTTCCACCATCGCCTTTAGTAGGGGCAACGACAGTGTCACGTGATAGGTGTTTCACAATAGAATTTGAAGACCCGCCGAATGTAAGTAATGTCAATAGCACTCACGAAACCTTCAGTGATGAAAATTCCTCATATTGCGAACCCTCGCAAACTCGACCTCGAAGTTGCAGCATTGCTTTTGAGACTTCCAACCATAATATGCAAAAGTCAGAGAAAGTATATTCAAATTCAGTGCAAGAATTTTGAATGGAAAATATTTCGCCATTGGTTGCAACTGAGTCGCCAATGGATGTTACCTTCAAAAGTCGTGCAAGCTCTAAGGGCACACCGGCCCAAATGGACATGTCCCAGCAATGGCATCACACCTCAGCCCCTCTTATTCGCACCCCTTTCCGCACCCCGAAGTCATGTCGTCGTGGTAAACGCCCTCAGACCTCACCTCCCAAGAATAGGATCCTGGGTACCCCAGATTATTTGGCTCCGGAAATCCTTTTGGGACACGACCACA CTCCAGCTGTAGATTGGTGGTCTCTTGGTGTTTGTTTGTACGAATTCCTCACTGGAGTCCCGCCGTTTAACGATGACACACCGGAGCTTGTTTTCAGCCACATTATGCAAAGAG AGCTGTTGTGGCCAGAGGGTGACGAAGCATTGTCTGAAATTGCTGAGGGAGCAGTTGAAAGCATCCTTATACTTCACGCAGAACACAGACCAGGAGCCTTAG AAATTCAAAGGCTTCCATTCTTTTTGAGTCTGGATTGGTCGTCTCTTCATAACCATCCACCACCGTTTGTTCCTCGCCCAGATGATATAACAGATACTACTTACTTTGATG CGCGAAACACGATACAAAATCTACGAATGTCCTCGTTTAGTCACTGA